A part of Rhinoderma darwinii isolate aRhiDar2 chromosome 1, aRhiDar2.hap1, whole genome shotgun sequence genomic DNA contains:
- the FITM1 gene encoding fat storage-inducing transmembrane protein 1 — protein MAALSNCMSALVCLCSEICARILGSVCMRRGYHLWLAAVVSVTPFLQELSNPRSIFSNSNNFFNVKFVHCSCGWTFLLLSGFVLLVSLVPTGRPLLSLKHLSRLGISTAVCQGIPYLFKLLEDLTGSCHQPMPPGTLLLHRLETRPSCQAEGHQWEGYHVSPQTFTLTLCSLSLAEELAVFVRYLRRGYPAGTSLRLVFLLNASLLGLYNLLLVCTALYAPSYTQSVVGAAVGTLCWHLTYRSWFRTPYSPGPPGFGMFPRFAGAKNKLE, from the exons ATGGCTGCGCTCAGCAACTGTATGAGTGCCCTTGTATGTCTCTGCTCAGAGATATGCGCCCGTATACTGGGTAGTGTTTGTATGAGACGAGGGTACCACTTGTGGCTGGCAGCTGTGGTCAGTGTGACTCCCTTTCTTCAGGAATTGAGTAACCCCCGGAGCATTTTCTCCAACTCCAACAACTTCTTCAATGT GAAGTTTGTTCATTGCTCCTGCGGTTGGACATTTCTGCTCCTCTCTGGATTTGTTCTGCTGGTGTCTTTGGTACCCACTGGCCGTCCATTGCTCTCACTGAAGCACCTTTCAAGATTGGGAATAAGTACAGCTGTTTGCCAAGGTATTCCCTACTTATTCAAACTCTTGGAGGATCTAACTGGTTCCTGTCACCAACCAATGCCACCTGGTACGCTACTACTCCATCGTCTGGAAACCAGACCAAGTTGCCAAGCAGAAGGGCACCAATGGGAGGGTTACCATGTCTCTCCACAAACCTTCACCCTGACATTGTGCAGTCTTTCTTTGGCAGAAGAACTGGCTGTGTTTGTTCGCTACTTGCGAAGAGGCTATCCAGCTGGCACTTCTCTGCGTTTAGTCTTCTTGTTGAATGCTAGCCTTCTGGGGTTGTACAATCTGCTTTTGGTTTGCACTGCACTTTATGCTCCTAGCTATACCCAGAGTGTGGTTGGTGCAGCCGTTGGGACCCTGTGCTGGCACCTTACCTATCGCAGCTGGTTCCGCACACCCTATTCACCTGGACCACCTGGTTTTGGAATGTTTCCCAGATTTGCTGGAGCCAAAAATAAACTAGAATGA